Part of the Aureitalea marina genome, ATCCACCCATACGGTTGTCTAAGGCCCTACAGACAAATTTATCTTTGTTCAAAATATGAAACTGATCGGGGTAGGTTATCACACAACCGACATGCACCCCCATCTTCTCTACCTCCTTTTTGTTTTTAGCTCCTATATCAATAAAGATGTTCTCAGGCTTGGGTGGTTCTTCCTTCGCCCGGCTCCTGGTATGGATGGCAGGCCAACCAAACACGCCAGGGACGATGCCTTTTTCCGTGTGGATATTGACCACTTTCGAAGGAGCGATCTGATGATCACTTCCTCCATTTCGAATGACATAGAGCAATCCATTCTCACTGATATAATTGACATACCAGGATATTTCATCGGCGTGTCCCTCTATGACCACTCGGTATTCTGCATCCGGATTGATTACGGCAACAGCAGTACCATAAGTGTCCGTCATGAATTCGTCCACATAGGGCTCGAGATATTCCATCCACAGTTTTTGACCGTTCCATTCGTAGCCGGTCGGTGCTGCATTGTTTAAATAGTTTTCAAGAAAATTTAGTGATTGTTTAGTGAGGATGGATCGGGCCATAAAGTAATTTTTTGATGATCAAAATTAAGTAATTCTTAGGAAGTCATCAGGGTGAAAATAGTATTTTTGGAACGGTTTTTAAGGGATACTTATCACGCCAGATTTTGATCCATGCGATTAGTTGCCTTCATATTGATTTGTCTTGGCTGTTACGTCATGAGCGCCCAGACGTTGACGGAATACAAGGAGCGTAAAGACTCTTTGGAGACTTTCTATTATATCATTGAAGGTGATACCATTCCCAGGGAGTTCATCGATTTGGAAGAAGTGGTATTGCTGAATAAATTGGAATTCACTTCGAAAGAAGACCGTCGAAGATATCTAATTCTAAGGCGAAAGACCAGAAAGGTATACCCATATGCCAAGATGGCTGCAGAACGGTTGCAGGTGATGAACGCCCGGCTCGAAACTATAGAAAAGAAAGGGGACCGTAAAAAGTATACCAAACGGGTCCAGAAATATATTGAAGGGGAATTCTCCGAAACATTAAAAAAATTTACACGAACAGAAGGGCAGATCCTCGTGAAGTTAATCTACCGTCAAACAGGTCAGACTGCCTTCGAATTGGTTAAGCAGTTGCGATCTGGATGGCGTGCATTCTGGTACAATACCACGGCTAGTATGTTTGACATATCACTCAAGGAAGAGTACAAGCCTTTTGATGTGAAGGAAGACTATTTGATAGAGGATATTTTAGAGCGTTCTTTTCAAGCTAGTTTGCTGGAGCGGCGAGCACCGGCATTTGATATAGACTTCCTGGACTTGAAATCCCATTGGAACGATCAGTAGTTTGTTGATAAATACGTAATTAGGGTATTGTCAGGAATTAATTATTCTCGTATCTTGCGTGTTCGCTCTTTTATTTTTTTCAGCATAATCGAGTAGCATCTGGCGTCCTGCAGAATAGAGTGTAGGAAGCGTAGAGTTGCGCGCTTGGGATTCAAGACCAATAGGATTAGAGAAATCAAACTTTTTTTGATCTGTAATTATTGGGTTCTGAGTTGTTTACGAATTGTTGATAACTAATGATTCAAATTTGCCATTTTTATTTTGGTAGAATCAAAAAAGCGATTGTATATTTGCAGCCGCTAAAAACGACAGGGATGTTGTTTTTGATAAGCGGAAAGATCTTTGAGATTATTGAAATTGACAGCGTATGAGCTTGGATTGGAAACGATCCAGCTTGTATCGAAAACTAAACTAAGTAGACGTTTCTGAGATTCTTTTGGGTTTGGCTTTTGATTGTTAGAGATTAAAATTATTTAAGATTTGACGATGAAGAGTTTGATCCTGGCTCAGGATGAACGCTAGCGGCAGGCCTAACACATGCAAGTCGAGGGGTAACAGGGATTGCTTGCAATCCGCTGACGACCGGCGCACGGGTGCGTAACGCGTATACAATCTGCCTTACACTGGGGGATAGCCTTTAGAAATGAAGATTAATACCCCATAGAATGTTAGTATCGCATGGTACATACATTAAAGGTTACGGTGTAAGATGAGTATGCGTCCTATTAGTTTGTTGGTGAGGTAACGGCTCACCAAGACGACGATAGGTAGGGGCCCTGAGAGGGGGATCCCCCACACTGGTACTGAGACACGGACCAGACTCCTACGGGAGGCAGCAGTGAGGAATATTGGTCAATGGGCGAGAGCCTGAACCAGCCATGCCGCGTGCAGGAAGACGGCCCTATGGGTTGTAAACTGCTTTTATACAGGAAGAAACACTCCCTCGTGAGGGAGCTTGACGGTACTGTAAGAATAAGGACCGGCTAACTCCGTGCCAGCAGCCGCGGTAATACGGAGGGTCCGAGCGTTATCCGGAATCATTGGGTTTAAAGGGTCCGTAGGCGGGCAATTAAGTCAGGGGTGAAAGTTTGCGGCTCAACCGTAAAATTGCCCTTGATACTGGTTGTCTTGAATTACTGTGAAGTGGTTAGAATATGTAGTGTAGCGGTGAAATGCATAGATATTACATAGAATACCAATTGCGAAGGCAGATCACTAACAGTATATTGACGCTGAGGGACGAAAGCGTGGGGAGCG contains:
- a CDS encoding M42 family metallopeptidase; translation: MARSILTKQSLNFLENYLNNAAPTGYEWNGQKLWMEYLEPYVDEFMTDTYGTAVAVINPDAEYRVVIEGHADEISWYVNYISENGLLYVIRNGGSDHQIAPSKVVNIHTEKGIVPGVFGWPAIHTRSRAKEEPPKPENIFIDIGAKNKKEVEKMGVHVGCVITYPDQFHILNKDKFVCRALDNRMGGFMIAEVARLLHKNKMKLPFGLYITNSVQEEIGLRGAEMIAARLKPQVAIVTDVTHDTTTPMIDKKKQGLAKIGDGPVIAYAPAVQQKLRDLIISAATDNDIPFQRAALSRATGTDTDAFAYSNEGVASALISLPLRYMHTTVEMVHKSDVENVIKLIYESLLKIEPGNTFSYFE
- a CDS encoding DUF4294 domain-containing protein, which codes for MSAQTLTEYKERKDSLETFYYIIEGDTIPREFIDLEEVVLLNKLEFTSKEDRRRYLILRRKTRKVYPYAKMAAERLQVMNARLETIEKKGDRKKYTKRVQKYIEGEFSETLKKFTRTEGQILVKLIYRQTGQTAFELVKQLRSGWRAFWYNTTASMFDISLKEEYKPFDVKEDYLIEDILERSFQASLLERRAPAFDIDFLDLKSHWNDQ